The window ATATTCGGCTATGAAAAGAATGATATCATCTATTCCTATTTACCCTTGATCCCGGAGGAAATTTTCTCCAATTTGATCGATCTCAAAAATTCTCTCATAAAAAAAGGGAAAGCGGATAAACTCTCAACTCAAAGAATTCTCGAAGACGGCACTCTTTTAGAAGTTGAACTATCTTGTTATATAAAAAATTCTATTGAAAAAGAGGGGAAAACAGCCATTTGCTTTCAACTTGACAAGATTAGGAAATTAAAAGAAATTCAAAGTGCAGAGACTTTATCGAATATCAAAAAATTCAATAGCAAAACTCAAAAAAAAGTGAATGAAAAAAAGGTGCATAAACCGAATATCAATTGCGAAGAGATAATAACCAATTTTCCTGAATCGCTTATTATAATTGATTCTGAGGGGAAAATTACATTTGCAAATGAATATTCTAAAAATTTAACGGGCTATGCTCCCTCAGAATTGATCGATAAACCCTTAAGTTTTCTGACAAATGCTCCTAAGGACGAATTCGAGAAAAAATTTTCCTTTATTCAAAAGAAAGAAGTAAGCCTGCCTGTCAAGATAAAACTTCAAGCAAAAACCGGAGATTCTATACCTGTTGAAATTCGCTCATCGATTATTCATTCAGAATCCGGAGAAGTTACAGGATTTGCGCTTATGATTAGGGATATCTCTGTACAACAGCAGAGAGATGAACTAATTGACTATCTTCGTGATTATATCGAATCTACGATTGAAAGTCTTGATGATGCTATTATAACTGCCAATGACCAAAATTCAATAATCTATTGGAATAAGGGCGCTGAAAAGATATTTGGTTACTCCTCTGCTGAAGCAATAGGGAAAAGCATCTTTATGATTTTGCCTGAAGAGGGTAACGGACAGGATGATGAAAGCGCAAGTTATAGTGTAAAAGACAAAAACCTTTTAAGGAAGAGACTGCTTGGAGATGAATCGATACAGATTCAAAGCATAGAAGAGCAATTAGTAAATAAAAAAGGAGAAAAATTTCCGGCACTTGTTTCCCTTTCTGTTCCATGCGATAAGAAGGGCAATCCAATCATTGGTAATGTGCTGCTAATAAAGGATATAACAGAAAGAAAAAAACTGGAAGAACAACTTCTTCATTCAGAAAAACTTGCTTCTCTTGGCTCGATGATTTCAGGAATAACTCACGAACTGAACAATAAACTTGCACCTATACTTGGCTATTCTCAAATAATCAAGGAGATGAATGTTGATGGCGAATTGTCTGAAATGATTTCCAAGATTGAATTGAGCGCAAAGGGCGCAAGAAATATAATCCATTCTCTTCTCGGATTTGCAAGGCATAATAAACCTCAGTTTAAGAATGTCAATATAAATGAAATAATTATGCGCGTTGTAAAACTCTTCAAATACAAGATTGATGTAAGCAATATTAAACTTATACCCCGACTCGACGAAAGCTTGCCTGAAACAATGGCAGATGAGACACAAATAGAGCAAGTTTTTCTTAATATGATTAACAACTCTTTTCAGGCGTTGTCAGGAAATGAAGGAGAGATAATAATAGAGTCTTCAATAGAAAACAAGTCGATAGTCATAAAAATATCCGACAATGGTCCCGGAATTCCAAAAGAAAATTTAAAAAGAATATTTGATCCATTTTTTACAACAAAAGAGCCGCAAATCGGCACAGGATTAGGATTGAGTTTATGCTACGGAATCATCAACAACCATAAAGGAAGTATTAGTGTAGAGAGCAAACCCTATAAAAAAACAACTTTTACTATAAAACTTCCCATAGTAAAGACATCTAAAGCCGCTGAAGTAGAGGAAAAAGAGCAAGGAATTAGTTATCAACAGCAGAAAGAGCAGAAAAAAATTCTTGTCATAGATGATGACTCAATGATTAGGGATTTGATTTTTTCTATTTTGAATAAAAAACATAGAGTAGAAATTGCTGATAATGGCAAGACAGCTCTTGAAAAAATCAAAAATTGCACCTATGACCTGATTATTTCTGATTTGAGAATGCCGGGAATAGATGGATTTTCTCTCTATAATATATTGAAAGAAAAGAATGCAGGTATAGAAAAGAGTGTAATTTTTACTACTGGCGACACTTACGACCCAAAAACCAAAAAGTTTATCGAAGAAACAAAAACCATATGCCTTCCCAAACCATTCAATATAAATGACCTATTGGAGATAGTTAATAATTTCTTCAAGAAAAACGAGACAATTCATCAAGCCCAATAAGTAATGTGATACTTCAAGTAATGTAAAAACATCATTAGTTCAAATATTCTATAAATGAAAGCGCTATTTCTGTTTTATCTTTTCCTAAGTCATCAGCTTTCAAAAGAAGCGAATTTTCATTTCTGAATCTTACTTTGTATTTTTCACAGGAGAGTATCTTATTGAGCAAGTTTTCCGATGGCTTGAATTGTTTCGAAAAATTAAAGATGATTCCCTCGGAATCTTCTGCTATAGAATCAATGAACATTTCTCTTCCTTTTATTCTCAAAGCTGCAATAAGAAATAATTTTTCAAAGGATGGGGGCAAAGGGCCGTATTTATCAATAAATTCTTTCTTAAGTTCATCCAATTCATTGAAGTCTTCGATTTCAGATATTCTCCTATAGGCAGACACTCGTTTCATTGAATCGGCGATAAAAGA of the Candidatus Schekmanbacteria bacterium genome contains:
- a CDS encoding PAS domain S-box protein; this translates as IFGYEKNDIIYSYLPLIPEEIFSNLIDLKNSLIKKGKADKLSTQRILEDGTLLEVELSCYIKNSIEKEGKTAICFQLDKIRKLKEIQSAETLSNIKKFNSKTQKKVNEKKVHKPNINCEEIITNFPESLIIIDSEGKITFANEYSKNLTGYAPSELIDKPLSFLTNAPKDEFEKKFSFIQKKEVSLPVKIKLQAKTGDSIPVEIRSSIIHSESGEVTGFALMIRDISVQQQRDELIDYLRDYIESTIESLDDAIITANDQNSIIYWNKGAEKIFGYSSAEAIGKSIFMILPEEGNGQDDESASYSVKDKNLLRKRLLGDESIQIQSIEEQLVNKKGEKFPALVSLSVPCDKKGNPIIGNVLLIKDITERKKLEEQLLHSEKLASLGSMISGITHELNNKLAPILGYSQIIKEMNVDGELSEMISKIELSAKGARNIIHSLLGFARHNKPQFKNVNINEIIMRVVKLFKYKIDVSNIKLIPRLDESLPETMADETQIEQVFLNMINNSFQALSGNEGEIIIESSIENKSIVIKISDNGPGIPKENLKRIFDPFFTTKEPQIGTGLGLSLCYGIINNHKGSISVESKPYKKTTFTIKLPIVKTSKAAEVEEKEQGISYQQQKEQKKILVIDDDSMIRDLIFSILNKKHRVEIADNGKTALEKIKNCTYDLIISDLRMPGIDGFSLYNILKEKNAGIEKSVIFTTGDTYDPKTKKFIEETKTICLPKPFNINDLLEIVNNFFKKNETIHQAQ